Within Meles meles chromosome 19, mMelMel3.1 paternal haplotype, whole genome shotgun sequence, the genomic segment gggcttgaacccaggaccctgagatcatgacctgagccgaaggcagaggcttaacccactgagccaccaaggcgccccgggggatgtttttaaaaagcagaagaaacaggCACAGTTTGAAGGTTACCCACACGGTGGTTTCATAGcagtcttctccctcttcttcccagaAAGGAGAGTAGACCACAGGctggagctggggggagggggaacatGGCTGCCTTGACTTCCTTTCTCCCCCTGCTGAGCGTAAGTCAGACCTAGCAGAGGCGAGTCCTCCAGGCCACTCACACAGGCTGCCCACCCGCTCCCtgggcatttgggttatttttattCTGGGACAAATGACTTGAGTTTACCCAGCCAGCCAAGGTATGAGTCAAATTAAAACAggaacattggggcacctgggttgcttagtgggttaagcttctgccttcagctcaggtcatgatctcagggtcctgggatcgagccccacatcaggctctctgctcagcggggaacctgcttcctcctctctctctctctgcctgcctctctgcttactcgtgatctctctctctctctctctctctgtcaaataaataaatcttaaaaaaaaaaacaaaaaaaaactggaacatacttggggtgcctgggtggctcagttggttaagtgtctgctttcggctcgagtcatgatcctgggatcctgggatccctgctccaGAGATGAACCCTGCATCCTTGTTGGGTTTTATGTCTCCTCACACACTGGCTCTAATCTCTCTTGGCTTTGAGTTCTGTGTTCAGAAAGCAGATATGCTTATTAAAGTTGTACGTGAAGAGGGGTAAACAGCAGTGGCCTTGGCTGTGGCCTGAGGTTCAAAATGGTGCTCCAGCACACAAGCCCAGAGTGACGGAGCACCTCGAGGAATGTTTTGTTGATCTTTGTGTTGCACTGCCCAGCAgacattcaataagtatttagAAAACTGAGGTGGCTGGGTATTGCTTTGGGATCATACAGCCAAGTCCCTCACCTTTTGGGGGGCAGCCTTAACAGATGGTGACTGAGGAAAAtactatttattgttttttttgttgttgtctgctGTGATCCGGTGTGGGAGCAGGcattaaagagaaatattttttgctaccttttctcttccttctccattaAGAGTTATCTGTAGCAAATGTGCCTGCCTGTTTCAGTTTCTCCTTACTTTTCAGGAAAATGgttgaaattttaagaatatagacAGTGAACAGTGGGCATTCCAACAGGATGTTGCTACAAAGGGTCACAGGTTGTTGTGTTTTGCTGAAGAGGTGGTCCGTGGTCAGGGGGCCCAGAGAGCTCCTTTGTGGGCATGCGAGTGTGGTCCCACTGCATGTCTCATGGAAGCTCGCCCGTGGGTTTGGGAGGAGGAACAAGTCGCTGGAGTCTTTTGCCAGCATATTCTCTCCCAAGCAGGCACCCTCTGTGGGAAGCCAATGATCATGAGAATGTcagtttattaatttataatgagAACCAGAACTACCCAGGGGACCCGACACTTGCGTCTCTGAGTCGGCTGTACCTTAGTCCATGCAGGTATGCTGCACAGCCAGATTCCCAGAAAATTGCTGGCTGTGCAGAGGCATGGAGCGAGGGGCGCTGACTTGTGATATGGTTGTTCAGTGGCGTCAGGTGATGGCGGCCCCGTGCCTTTGCCCTGGGTCTGCTGGGAACCTCTGGGAGGCAGGGGAGCCAGGTCCTGTCCTTCTGGACCCTGCCAGTGCTTCCCTTTTTGTACCTCTTTTGCTGGTTGGCTggcctctccaccccaccccatcacTTCATGTGTATGTGAGAGAAAAATACACGTAGcttaatattttcctatttcccaCTGTTCGGTGGCATGAAGTATGTTCAGACTACTGCATACCTCACTTTCTTTATTCATTGGGTGAGTTAATACAGTTAAGCAGATTATTTGGCCCTGGAAgccattctgtcttttttttttttttcttttttttttttttttttttttttttcttttttacaaatagagatcacaagtaagcagagaggcaggcagagagagagggggaagcaggttccctgccaagcagagagcccgatgcagggcttgatcccaggaccctgagatcatgacctgagctgaaggcataggctcaacccactaagccacccaggggctccccaTTCTGTCTTTTTAAAGTCATTTCATACATCTTTGCTCTGATTACCAGTGAGGGATCTTAAAGTTGAGCCCACAGGGGCTGTCTTGGTTCCTTATTTCCAAGTTCTTGCAGACTTGTGGTCCAGCATGTACATCAAAGGGCCCACATAAAGGAGAAACGGGAGTCTTGGTGAGAGGCACTTGGGACCATGGCAGCTCAGGGAACTCTGCCTGTTCTGTGTCATGGCGCACTTTTTCATTGTGTTTGTCCCCTCGCAGAGAACACCATTGATGAACTGGCCACCAGAAGGAATGGAGCAGATTCCTCTGTCCCAAGTGGTAGGTTCTTAAAGCAGTCTAGGATAGAATGAGGGCCACCTGGACCACGGAAGGACATCTGTAATTTGGGAGTCATATGGGGGCTTTCACCTCCCTGTCTGGGGCTCTGCCTGGGCGGCACCTTCTAGCTCCTGGCTGGTGTCCTCTCACTGGGGAGTTCTCACTGCCCAGCGGATGAGGGGGCCCAGGGGTGCTATGGGGCTCCGGCTtgctctgcttcctcctgggGGACAAGGGATTGTGGTTGTTGCTGCTGCCTGTGGCTCAGAACCCTTCCGTCTCTCTgggctggcctggcctggcctctgcctgctgtgttgTCTtcactgcccctccctgcctctccttgcCTCATCTGTCTCCTTTGTTCTTGGTTGTCCTTGCTGTCCCCCTCCCCATACCGAGTCCTCTGTCTTCTGCCACCCCCGCCTCCATTCCCAGGGCAGTCCTTGATCCCAAGCTTTGTGTTAGCTTGCTTTGTAGTGCTGACAGCAGCTGCCCCATTCCTCCTTTATGCTTAAAGGACTCTGCATGCATCAGGAGCCTGGGGTGAGTGGTCCAGATGCACTGGCAAGTCCAGCCCAGCTTTCTTTAAGGCCAATTCCCAGGCAGTGGGCTCTGCTGGGCAAGACCTGCTGTGGAGGGAGGGAATCTGCTCCTGTCCCATTTGAGGacaaacccccaccccccccccccccagttggCCAGTGGCTCTGCACTGATTGCAGCCTTGACTGGTCCTCTGGTTCTGGCACCAGTGCTCATGTGAGAGTGAGCATTTATTAGGTCAGTGGTTTGCTCGCTTGTTCAAGTCACTCTTGAGTTGTCCTAGGCCAGGAATCCTTTGACTGTCCTGACAATTGCTTTGCCTGGGTTCACTCTTTATTCCCAAGCTGGCCTCCAGGGTCATCTAGAACCTCAGGCATTGGCATGGTCTCTCTAGTTTCCATCCTGTTGTAGAAGAAAATATCTCCAGGAGGGCGCTCCTCACTATGTCAGAGAGTGAACAAGACCATCTTCCTCATCACCCGAGAAATTGTGGCTGGGATGAGTTTCCTTAGTAACCCCTGAGGTGACAGGCAGGCCTCCCCATGCAGCATTCATTGCAGTGTATATTGATAGAGCCTGGGAGGCCTGGGAGGCGACAGACCTACCCGAGGAGGGGACTCCACTTCTAGGTGCCAGAGTGTCTGTGCTTCCTCAGTGGGTGGGCCCTGCTCGTCCCCACCCCAGCCAGTCTATGTATGCTGTGTCCATCCCAGCCTCCCTGACTTGGATGTTTCTGTTTTAGTTTCCAGAAGGCAGGATTCTGATGAACTCTCCAGTGACATTTTCGACTACGAaggtataactttttaaaaatacttgcatatgggaaaaacatttttttttccttagttggGAATTGAGACACACTTGAGTATTTCCATTAAGGAAGGTGTAGAGCAGAGCTTCCTGACTTCTCCTAGGCAGTAGAACTCATAAGCTAGAATTCACAAGCATGCCCCAGGGCTGCTGGAAGTGGCTGTGGCACACATGCGGGTGGCGAAGCTTGACTTCAGAGAGGCGGTCTGGTGGGCTGGCTCTGCCTATCCCCAGCTGTATGGCGGCAGGCAGGGGCCTGCATCTGCCTCCCGAGTATGAAATGAGCTGCTCACAACAGATCTCTTAGGGACCAAGTTAATACATGTGCAGTGCCTAGAACGGTGCCTGACATAGAGTGATCTCCTTACTGATGGGAGTCTGGCTGTAAAGAGAAAGAGTCCCCAAAAACATGGAGGACTGTCAAGTGGGCCAGACTGGCCCTGTCTGTAATTTATAGGTTCCTTTGCCAGAGAGCTATTTCTCTGTTGGCTGGTAGCAGTGTGACTGTTCGGGAACATTCCAGCTCCGCTTCACATCTGAGCCCTGCTAACTCATACTCTTTGGTTGTGTCGTTGCCAGAATACTGCACTGCCAAAGCAGTCACTGGGCCTTGCCGCGCATCCTTCCCACGCTGGTACTTTGATGCAGAGAAGAACTCTTGTGACAGCTTCATCTATGGAGGGTGCCGGGGCAATAAAAACAGCTACCTCTCTGAGGAGGAGTGCATGCACCACTGCCTTGGTGAGCCTGCCTGATTCCTAAATGCAAGAGACAGTGGTGTGTGGACGAGGCCCCTTGAGAGGACATGGGTCCATTTCGCTGTCCCTAAAAGAAGACCCCAACAGTGCTGCCATTTGGATGCTACCATTCTCTGGCTCCCTTGTGGGGAAGAGGTGGGCTTTGGGCCCAGCTGTTGCACAGACGTGTCCTAGGTCCCCACCAGGATAGTAAAGCCTCAGAACCTCAAAAAAGCTGGAAGAAATCCCTCAGAGCCTCCTGTGAACCCCTGGTTGGTGGCAGCTCAGGAGGGCAGGAGGACCGGGAGCTGACCTTGGCGTTATGTGTTCTTTTCCAGGCAAGCAGTTGTACCCTTTCTTCCCCCATGGCTCTAAAGGTAAGAGGCCTCCGGCCCTCCTCCACCTGCCTGCCCTGACTAAGCTCAGCTGTGTTTTTGCAGGCCCTTGTTGTCTCTGACACATAATCCTTCACTGTAAACCCCTTTTGGGTTGAAAGTCCTGTTTTCGCATGAGAACAGTCAGGCAGCTTGAAACATATGGTGGATGTTTGTCCCGCCACGCATTATAATaaatggtggggggaggagctggaggaaggcAATCTCCACCGGGCAGTCCAGGGGTGACTGGAGGACAGGTCCTACTGTTGGGCTTATGCCTTCTGCTGCACACAGGCCTCAGGCTGTCTCTAGGTTTGGAGGGAACTTAGCTGCTGAGGGGTGTGCTGAGTTGCTCATGGGTGACAGGAAGTTGGAGAGCCCTTACTGTGTGTGGGCCGAGCGAGGCAGGGCCAGTGCTGTTGTCCCCAAGCAGGCTGGTCTGACAAGACCCTGGGCCGCCTCTCGCTTTTTCTGATTTGCCTGAGTCATGGATGATGGTGTTTGCACAAGGACCGGCCACACTGGTTTGGCCTCTTTCCACCTGTTTTCCTGTTCAGGAGCCCAGACCTGGCCTGCACGTCTGCTCTGTTCTAGACGAGCGAAGCTGGAATCTGGGTTGCCAGGCACGGGGCAGAAAGCAGCCCAGCGATGGAGGGTTGCGGGTGGAGAAGGAACGTCCCCTGTCCATTCTGTAGCCACACGGCTTCACGTGGGAGAGGGAGCCGGGGTGCTGGCACAGCAGGCCACATTCTTAGCTGCAGCCCCACCTGAAGAAAGGCATCTTAGCTGATGCCTACACAAGCTGTGCTGTGTGAACACAAAACCTCGGTGTTTCATGTTTACATGTGAGCCAGAGGTGTGTGCTTTTTACATCCTGGTACCCATTTGGAGGCTTTGGATTCCTGCACGATTTGCCCCCGAGAGGTGGAAGTACAGAGTGgaagtgggatttttttgttcagaaagagggaacacacacAGCCACTGGGTGCACATAGCACGGCACCTCCTTTTCTCAGTAACCTCCTCCTCAGGACTGTAGACTCCTTAAGGACTCCTCAGCGGGCGATATCCTTCCTCCAGACCCTCCGGGGCTAGGGTCCAGGGAGGTCTGGCACAACAACGGCTGCTGGTCCTTGCCCTGAGCCCGCATGCACAAGTCCTGCGTGCGCCCCGTGCGGCTGAGCGCTGGCTGTGCTGCTCCTCGCCCTTCCGGTTCTGAAGCCTTTCTCTGCTCCCCAGTGGTGGTCCTGGTGGGGCTTTTCGTGATGGTCCTGATCGTCTTGCTGGGCGCCTCTGTGGTCTGCCTGATCCGGGTGGCCCGGAAGAACCAGGAGCGCACCCTCCGCACCGTCTGGAGCACTGGGGATGACAAGGAGCACCTGGTGAAGAACACCTACGTCCTGTGAAGGCCCTGCCAGCCGGAGGCTGCCCTTCCTCAGGCCTCCCTGTGGATGGCGAaaacctggggagggaggggagacaagTGTAGCGTGTgtgtgttgctttttaaaatagagtgatTGGTTTGTACTTGTATGATCATTAGGGGTTCGGGTCTGTTTGTCACTCCAGAAGGTGAGGGGGCTTCTGCTCTCCTGGCCGGGTCTGCTTTGAGAACCTTCTTGGAGGAGGGCTCTGCCTCACACTGCTCGGGGTCTGGCCCCAGGCCAGAGTCGGCTGCTCTTCACTTTAGTTCTCTGCTCCAGGTCTTAGTTTTCTGGGCTTACATAGAATCCTGTAGTGTCCCTTCCTACCGCAAAAGTAATGTCTtcatagtttcctttgtttgtttgatgtatgtgtttttgttttgttttgtttttgtaaacagaaacaaaagttgtttttttttttaattaggattctgaaaggaagagaagaaaatgtacaAGTTTAATAAAAAGGGtcttcccttttaaaataaattttagcaagtgctttctttctttgtaggATTGCTGATTTAAACTCTACCAGAGTTAACATAGAGCACTATGTAAGATGTCCCATTCTAGAAATGgaccccttaaaaaaaaactcatctttCAAATCTTTTTGAATGATACATCTTGCATCGCCACTGAGTGCCCATAAAGTTTCAACAAACAACACTTAGCTTTTCGACCTGCGATAATCTCTGGCATTTCCTTCTGTCGCTTTTGAAAAATTCTAGCCATACCCCactcaactggtttttgttttttctttgttttttttttgttttttaaataatgaccCACTATAGACAAACCCACACCTTAAGACACTgcctgccggggcgcctgggtggctcagtgggttaagccgctgccttcggctcaggtcatgatctccggatcctgggatcgagccccgcatcgggctctctgctcagcagggagcctgcttccctctctctctctctgcctgcctatttttgtgatctctctctgtcaaataaataaataaaatatttaaaaaaaaaaaaaaaagacactgcctGCCTCTGAGGGCACAGGAGGACTGGACTGAGGGTGTGTCCTGGCCAGGGGAAAACTCAGACCTTCCTGAGACTGGAGTGGCTTTGACCAAAATCACTTTGGCATCCATGATTGTCACTTTCCCCGTGGCTCTGCAATCTTTTCTCTAGTCTCCCATGTGCTTCTGCGGTGAAATGGGGACAGGGTTCCACCACCTGGCTGAGTTCAGCCTCCAGGCTTGGCCCCGGCTCTGCTGCCTGCCTGTGGGTGTTCCCTCCCTGACTCTAAACTCTGGaggctcttcctttcttcctccccatcGTCCACACACATAGTCCCGAACGTGGAACAGTGTTGGGGGAACCCATGGGGTCAGGCAGGTGGCCTGGGGCTTCCACTTGCACAAGTGATTCGGGAAGCTGAGCAAGGCCTCCTTCCATTCACTCTTCCTAGAAACCCCTCAGGCCAGAAAGCTCACGTTCTGTGCACTGGCGGAGAGACTTATACCCCATAGGGCTTAGACCTCTGTTCCAGAGGCCAAGTTGGGCAAATACCTTACGTCCTCCTTTGTAGCCTTCCTCATTTGTGGAGATGTTGCTCGGGGATTCTGGCCCTCTCCCTGCCAAGCTTTCTAGGCAGCCTGGCCGTCTAGCCTCAGAGGATGGTGAGCAGATGAAACCTGCCTGAGCCTGTGGTGCCGGGAGGAGGCGGTACTGGGAAGAGACTCTCCACCCACCATTCCAGGTGTGCAGCAGGGAGCAGGTCACTCAACTCCTTTGAACCCCGTTTCCTAGCTGTACTCTGGGTGGGTGTGAGGATTACATGAGATCATAGGCATTGGGTGGCCCAAGGGAAGTGCTCAGCAAACCTCCTTCAGAGAGCGGGTGTCCACCTTTGCCTTCCTGCCTGTCTCCTTATTCCTCCTCGATAGCTGGCAGCTCTCCTCTATACCCCATGCTGTCACCCTTGAGCTCCCTTCAGGGGACTTTAAGCTCAGTGATGGCTGTGGCTGAGCAGGCCTTTCTCCACCTATTCTAGCAAGACTTGTCTCTCCCTTAGTTGTGTGAAAGATTAAAaagtggattttatttttgtttatttagtttttaaagattttgtgtattagagcagagcaagagagagtacaaggcagggggcagagggagtaggagaagcagactccccactgagcagggagcctgatgtggggctcgatcccaggaccccaggaccatgacctgagccgaaagcaaatgcttaaccaactgagccacatagatgtcccctattcatttatttttaaagattttattaaattatctctgtacccaatgtgggtcttgaactcacagccGCAAAATCAGAAAGTCATGTGcacctctgactgagccagccaggcacccctgtgtttagattttaaaagaaactgttGGAAATCACTTCGTGTGTAGGAAGATCAAGACCACCCAGACCGTTGAACTTTAGGTTTTTCATACAGTGTCCTTTCATGTTTCCCATGCAGAAGTCGTCATGCTGACTCACTTCTGCCAACATGTGTCCTGCTTGTCTTATGGAATGGGAGGCCCCATGGTCCCCTTGCTCCTGGCTGATGGACTGCGCTGGACCTCTGGCCACCACCGTGTCTTTTTCAGGCTGTGGGGCTGCTGTCCAGCCTGGGCAGCGGACTCTGGCCATACCACTGTGGCCCTTGAAATGAAATCAGGACTATCTGGACTTTCTGGACCATTTACAGGCTAATAGTGGTGTACTTGTTGGAAAGACTGCCTAACAGTGGGTCAGTAGCCACAGTGTTCAGTGGCCATTTCACAGTCTTTGTCATCCCTAGGCTATTGGTTATCACCAGGCGGTGGAATGGATTAAGTCACTCAGCAAAGACCTGTCACCGTTCCCTCCTGCTCCATATACTTGAGTGAGGAGTTTGTTCACCCACTGTGGCTGCCCCTAGAAAGGGGTTATTTCTAGGCCATCTCCTGGGTAAAGATCAGGTCAGAGGGGTTGGGAGCTACAGaaactattttgaaaatttgGGGTTCTTCCCTCCTCATTCGCGTGTAAGATGCATCTTTCTCCCCTCCAGCGTCACGCCCAGGCCCACCTGATTGGTGCACCTTCTGGGTGGCTGGCCGACCAGAGGGGGCCCTCAGGGACTGAAGTGAATTTTGAAGAGTCTGCCTGGATGCTTCCTTGGACTGCCTGGTCCTAATCGCAAAGGCAGTGACTGACCACTTGGTTGTTGAGTGCTCTGCTCGCAGCGTCTCCCTGCAGTGGTCCACACGGTGTGTGGAACTGTGTAAACCAACCAGCTGTGTTCACATGGGACTCTTCCAAACAAAAGGTCTGGGGGTGAGTCGGTGATAGAGGGGCAGCCCTACCTACTGGGATGAACAGCCCTCGGGGAGGGAACCCCTCAGATCTGGGACGGGAGGCAGTAAATCCAGTGCCCATCCTCTAGATCCGGCACCACCACCTGCCAGTCACCTGGTCCCCTGAGCCCTGCGCTGGGCAATGTGGCCCAGCGACATGGCTGCACCCAGATGATTGTGCAGTGCCTGATGCCTTCAGTGGCAGCCCCTGAATGTGGGCCCCACCCTAGATATGGATAGACACCTGGACCAGCATGGCCTTGCTCCAGTCTGGCTGATGACAGAATCACCCTTGGGAGGCCCAAGCAGCCCTGGCCTCTGCCAGTGTCCTGTGGTGGTGGTCCAAGTTAGGCTTAACAGATCCTCCCCCTGGAGCACGCTGTGCCCCAGGATTCTGTGTTCGCACGTGGGAAAGAATGAGCCACGACATCTTCCCCTTGGGCAGGAGGGTTGCTGTGGGGCCTTGTAATTATTGGTAAGGATACCAAATAGCTGCACGTTGGTCTGAAGTCCCTTGTGTGAGTCCTAATGGGGGATAGACTGGTCTCCGACTACATCCTGGCTGGCTGAAGTATGCTCTCTCCTTTAAGGCTGGAAACCTCCAGGACCCTGGACGGAAGGTTGGCCTATCCGCAGGACTTGCTGCTGCTTACAGTCCTGTTCGTAGGTCACTTTAAATAAATGTGTGAGAGAAACTGAATAAATTCAttctcggggggcgcctgggtggctcagtggattaagccgctgtcttcggctcaggtcatgatctcagggtcctgggatcgagccccgcattgggctctctgctccgccgggagcctgcttcctcctctctctctgcctacttgtgatctctgtctgtcaaataaataaataaaatctttaaaaaaaaaaaattcattctcgGGCTGTTAGATTAATCAGAGTGGCATACTCGTGTGAAAATTTACCAGGAGGCAGGAAGGATGAATTGTTGGTAGAGACAGGCCTCCAGGGGGTCTGTCTCATGCTGCTACAAAGCTTCCTGGGCAGGCCAGGAGTATGTGACCCTGACAGCTGTTTACCTGGGCCCTTTCTCAGGTTGGGTCTGCAGTGAGCACCTTAAGGGATGAGGGAACGGCTCCCTCTACGACAAGGAGCAGGCTTTCCAGCCGCTTACTGTCAAGTAGCAGGTTCCCCCAGCTCAGGTCCTGCTCCTAGGGTACCACCCACTGCATGGGGCCAAGGAAACCAACACGCTAATGTTCAGGCTGCTTGCTGCAAGTAATAGGGCTTTTTGTCTCTGATCCAGGAAGCTCCGGCTTCTgccagcattttaaaaacagttaTGGGCTAACTTGTTAGCTTGCAAATAGAGtgaaagcaaatcccagacacaACAGTCAGCTGGGTGGTGGCCAAGCTCGCCTTTTCCCGGCCAGGCTGTCTACCCCTTGGCCCGTCCCAAAGGGTGGTCCATTAAGATGTTGTGATCATTAGTGTTCCAGAATGTCCAGGGCCAGGGCAGCACTTTGGTCTTGTGggaaaggaaactgagtccctgtATACTGTGTGCTTAAAAGTCTCCATCTCCTGGGATGTGGTTAAGTTCAAAGAAAACATCCCAGTCCCGGGATTATGATGTTTATAGGACCAGGGCAGTCTGTTCACGTAAActtcaggaaagaaaggaaagcaggcctTGCGCAAGTTGCTTTTCCAGGGAGCCATAGCCGTCGACTGAGCGCAGCACATCCGGGGAGGACTGTGTCCCAGCGGCCCACTCCTTGTTCCTACCCCACCTTGGCTTCCCTAGCCACTGAAGTTGGCATCCAGCAGTCTCTTCCTAAATTGCAGTGATACAAGTACAAACTTCAGGGCTGGGATGAGCCTCCAGAGAGGGTCTGCTGGTGAAATGCTAGAGAAAGGGGGAGCTGATCTAGGGAATGGCTACATTGCAGGCAAGTTGGGAACACAGGTCCCTTTTTCCTACAGGGGAGAAGGCATTGCTTATACCCTTAACACTGAGTCCTGTTGGACAGAAATAAGGAGGAAACAAGCGGAGGAGGGCAGAGCCATTAGTCAGGCCTGGGGAGGGCCGTAAGCTACTGTCCCTGTGCCCTTTAGCATTCTAGGTGAGAACTGAATGGCAGGGGCTATTTTCtgaagagaagagcagaaggCTGGGCGTGCTCGTGGTAGGCCCTCAGCCCTGCTTTTCATCAAACATTTGGGTTCACCTTCCCAGCTTTAATCTGGCCTCCATCTGTAAGTCTTCTGGGTTAGAGCCAGGAAATGAGGgtattttcactgccctcaaGAGGGAGTCATGACTGACAGGCTCCCGT encodes:
- the SPINT2 gene encoding kunitz-type protease inhibitor 2 isoform X1, encoding MAQLCGPRLCGALLALLASLLLFRAEAADGERGVHDFCRVPKKVGRCRASFPRWWYNVTDGSCQQFVYGGCDGNKNNYMTKEDCLEKCAGVTENTIDELATRRNGADSSVPSVSRRQDSDELSSDIFDYEEYCTAKAVTGPCRASFPRWYFDAEKNSCDSFIYGGCRGNKNSYLSEEECMHHCLGKQLYPFFPHGSKVVVLVGLFVMVLIVLLGASVVCLIRVARKNQERTLRTVWSTGDDKEHLVKNTYVL
- the SPINT2 gene encoding kunitz-type protease inhibitor 2 isoform X2 gives rise to the protein MAQLCGPRLCGALLALLASLLLFRAEAADGERGVHDFCRVPKKVGRCRASFPRWWYNVTDGSCQQFVYGGCDGNKNNYMTKEDCLEKCAGVTVSRRQDSDELSSDIFDYEEYCTAKAVTGPCRASFPRWYFDAEKNSCDSFIYGGCRGNKNSYLSEEECMHHCLGKQLYPFFPHGSKVVVLVGLFVMVLIVLLGASVVCLIRVARKNQERTLRTVWSTGDDKEHLVKNTYVL